A stretch of DNA from Cellulomonas xiejunii:
GGAGATGCAGGTGCAGCGTCGGCGGGTGCGGCGTCGGGGCGGTCGCGACGAGTCCGACGCGGGCCTGCTGGCGGGCCTCACGCACGTGCCGGCGATCGTCTGGGTGGGGGTGTTCCTCGTCCTGTGTGGCGCGCTGCTCGCGGTCGGGGGAGCCTGGTTGCTGGCGGCCTGGACAGTGGCCTGAATCACCCACCCGCCTTGCCACGGTGTGCACATGTGTGCCCCGATGTGCCCCCTCGGGACTGGGACCACCGCTTCCGGACGGACGTCCAGGATCTGCGATAGTGAAGCGGTGAGCACAACACCCGATGTCGAACCACGACCGGGCCGCAACGAATCGCTTTCCCTGCGCCGGGCACTCGCCCTGCTCGACGTGTGCGCGCTGGAGACCGACCCCGCCGGTCTGACAGCCGCGGAGATCGGCCGTCGGCTCGGCGTCCACAAGTCCACCGTCCTGCGCCTCGCCGCCCCGCTGCTCGAGACCGAGCTGCTGCGCCGCGACCCGACGAGCGGTCGCTTCCGCCTCGGGCCCGGTGCTCTGCGGCTGGGGCACGCCTACCTGTCCACCCTCGAGGTCGAGGCCGTCGCGGCGAGCGCGCTCGACGACCTCGCGCGCATGAGCGGCTGCACCTCGGTCCTCGCCGTGCCCGACGGCCTGCAGGTCCGCCTCGCGGGCCACCGCGCCGCACCCGGCGGCGGCGGGCGAGTCGTGTCGCGGGTGCCGGAGAGCGTGCCGCTGCACTGCTCCGCGAGCGGCAAGGCGATCCTGTCGGTCGCGGGTGCCGCGCTGCTCGAGCGCGCCGTCGCCGGTGGGCTGCGGCCCGCGACCCCGCGCTCGATCACGGACCCCGGGGAGCTGCGGGCCGAGCTGCTGCGCACGCGCCGCCGCGGCTTCGCGGTCGAGGACCGTGAGTACGACCCCGACACCCGGGCCGTCGCCGCCGCCGTGCTCGACCACACCGGCGACGTCGTCGGCGCGCTGGCGCTGGTCGCGCCGGCTGCGCGGATGCCCGCCGCCGCCGTGCAGGAGCACGCGCGCTCCGTCGTCCTCGCGGCCCGTGCCGTCACCCGTCGGCTCGGGGGTGCGGGGGGTCCCCGCGGCGTCGTGGCCGGACCCGGTGAGGACCTGCAGGCCCGCAAGGGCGCGTGACTCAGCCCGCGACGACGCACCTGTCGATCGCGCGCGTGAGCGCGTCGTGCTCCGCCTGGGTGGCCCACAGGCCGTAGGCCGCCTTCACGGCCGTCTGCCGTAGCGCGTACGCGCACCGGTACCCGGTGTTGGGCGGGAGCCAGGTCGCGGCGTCGCCCGCGCCCTTGCTCTGGTTGGCGCTGCCGTCGACGGCCAGGAGGTTCGCCGGGTCGTTGGCGAACAGCCGGCGCTTCTCGTCCGTCCAGCGCTGCGCGCCCTTCTGCCACGCGTCCGCGAGGGCGACGACGTGGTCGATCTGGACCTCCGAGGAGCGTTCACCGCGCTCGAACGCGATGCTCTCGCCGGTGTACGGGTCGGCGAGCGTGCCGCGCAGCACCACGCACTCGCGCGTGGCCGGCTTGGCCACCGGGTCGACGAGGTCGCGCCGCAGGATGTCGTTGCGGGTGTCGCAGCCGTTGCGGTCGACGTCGGCCCACGGCTGCCCGAACTCGTCCCGCTCGTAGCCCGTGCGTGGTGCGCGCCCCTTGATCGCGAGCGTGTCGAGCGCGGCGCGTCCGGCCGCGAGGTCGGACGCGGTGACGGGGTACTGGGCGGCGGCGCGGGCGTCGAGCACCACCGGCCCGCCGAGCCCGGCGGCCAGTCCCACCACGACCAGGAGGACCCAGTGCCAGCGTGCGCGCGTCCGGCGGTGCGGTCGCGGGCTACGCCGACGTGCGCCGACCGAGCGTGCGGGAGTCAGGAGGCCGGTCACGGGGGGCAGCGTGCCCTATTCGTCCCGCCGTGGCGGGGACGCCTCGCCGGTGGGCGTGCATGGTGCGCCGCCCGCGGGGGCTGTGGTCAGGTCGCGGTCAGACCGCAGGCGGGACGGCCGGCGAGGTAACCGCAGGGCGCGTCGCGGCCCGTGCCGGGACGTCGGCGGGCAGCGCCTCGTGCCCCGGTCGGCCGTGCGTGCGCTCCCGCTCCTTGAGCCGCGCCTCGTACACGTGCCGTCGTCCGGCGGTCAGCTCGTCGCGCACCCGGCGTTCCGCGTCGGCGAACGCGCGGTGGTACCCGTCGTCGAAGTCCTCGACGACCTGGAACGACCACCGGCCCGCCAGCACGTTGCGCCCGACGACGTCGGCGCGCACCCGGTCGGCCAGCTCCCCGTGCCCGGCGGCCTCGAGGTCGTCGAGCGCCTCCTGCAGCTCGAGGTCGGCACGGCCGATCAGCCGGTGGAACGCGTAGAGCATGCCGCGGGCGTGCTCGACCACCTCGAACGCTGCGGTCACCCCGCCCACCGCGGTGACCGTCGCGTCGTCGACGCCCTCGGGCGCTCTGTGGCGGTCGTCGGGGCCGTCGGCGGCGGACCGCTCGTTCGCTTCGTCCATGCGCCCACGATGCCGAGCAGGCGGGCGTCCCGCACGTCGGACCCCGCCACCGCGGCAGCCGCGGACCGGGACGAACGTCCGGTGGACCGGGGCCCCGGCGGGCGTCACACTCACGGAGGTCGATCGCAGACGCGAGAGGGGGAACCATGACGGCAACAGACGCACGGCGCGGGGACGCACCACGGGGCATCCTGCGACGCAGGTCCGTCGAGGCCTCGATGGCCGTCCTCGACGACCCGGACCGCCAGCTGCGGCGCACGCTCGGTGCGTGGGACCTCGCGGTCATGGGCGTCGCCGTCGCGGTCGGTGCGGGCATCTTCTCCGTCGGCGCCACGGCCGCCGCGAGCTACGCGGGCCCGGCGGTCATCGTCTCGTTCGTCATCGCCTCGATCGTGTGCGCGCTGGCGATCATGTGCTACGCCGAGTTCGCGTCGACGATGCCCGTGGCGGGCTCGGCGTACACGTACTCCTACACGACGATGGGCGAGTTCGTCGCCTGGATCATCGGCTGGGACCTCATCCTCGAGATGCTGCTGGCCAGCGCGGTCATCGCGAAGTTCTGGGGCGTGTACCTGTCGGACGCGTTCATGCTGTTCGGCATCGACGTGCCGTCCGTCGTCACGGTCGCCGGGTTCGACGTCGCGTGGGGCCCCGTCCTCATCGTCGCGCTCTTCACCGTCCTGCTCTCGATCGGCACGCGGCTGAGCTCGCGCGTCAACAGCGTGTTCACGATCCTCAAGGTCGGCATCACGCTGTTCGTCATCGTCGCCGGGTTCTTCTACGTCAAGGCCGAGAACTGGACGCCCTTCGTGCCGCCGTCGCAGCCCGCGGAGGCGGGCACGTCCTCCCTGGAGCAGCCGCTCACCGGCTTCCTGCTCGGGATGGACCCCAGCATGTACGGCGTCATGGGGATCCTGTCCGGTGCGGCGCTCGTGTTCTTCGCGTTCATCGGCTTCGACGTCGTCGCGACGACCGCCGAGGAGACCAAGGACCCCCAGCGCGCGGTGCCGCGCGGCATCCTCGGCGGGCTCGCGCTGGTGACCGTGCTGTACATCCTGGTGACGGTCGTCGTCACCGGCATGGTCAGCTACACCGAGCTCGCGGCGACCGACGCGCCGTCCCTGACCACGGCGTTCGTCCTGGTGGGCGCCGACTGGGCCGGTCGGGTGATCTCCGTGGGCATCCTGGTGGGTCTGACGAGCGTGCTCATGGTGCTGCTGCTCGGCCTGACGCGCGTGATCTTCGCGATGAGCCGCGACGGGCTCCTGCCGCGGGGGATGTCCCGCACGTCCCCGCGCTTCGGGACGCCGCTGTGGCTGCAGATCGGAGCGGGCGTGGTCGTCGCGCTCATCGCCGGGCTCTCGGAGGTCGAGCTGCTCGAGGAGATGATCAACATCGGCACGCTGTCGGCGTTCGTGCTGGTCAGCTTCGGTATCCCGCTGCTGCGCCGCTCGCGCCCCGACCTGCCCCGCGGCTTCCGGGTGCCGTTCTCGCCCGTGCTGCCGATCATCTCCGGCCTGGCGTGCATCTGGCTGATGCTCAACCTGACGACGCTGACGTGGGTGCGGTTCCTCGTGTGGCTGGCCGTCGGCACGGTCGTCTACTTCGGGTACTCCTACCGGCACTCGCTGCTGGCGCGTGGTGGGCCTGCGGCATACTGACGCGCACACCCACCGAAGGGACCCACGTCCGTGACCGTCTTCCTCGTCATCGGGGGCATCGGCCTCGTCCTGCTCCTCGCGTCGCTCGTCTTCGGCGACATCTTCGAGGCGTTCGACGTCGGTGAGGGCGGGTTCTCCGGCATCGCCGCCGGCGTGGGGGCCGTCGTGTTCGGGGCGAGCGGGGTCATCGCGCAGTCCTCGGGTCTGCCCGTGGTGTGGGCGTACGCCATCGGTGTCGGCTTCGCGGTCGTCGCGTTCCTCGTCTCGCAGGCCGTCGTCAAGCGGCTCTCGGAGACCGAGGACGCGCCGCCGCCACCGCTCGACGGCGCGTTCGGCATGACGACCGCGACCACCGGCCCGTCCGGCGGGGAGGTCCGCCTGGAGGGCGTTCGCGACCTCGAGGCACGGCTCTGTTGGGCCGAGGAGGAGATCGCCGCGGGCACGCGCGTGGTCGTCGTCGCCGTCTCCGGTTCCCGCGTGCAGGTCCGTCCCGTCTGATCCGCACCCGCGGACGGGCACCACCCACGCACGACCGAGAGGAAGGGGCCCGGCTCAGCCGGGACACCATGTTCGACTCCATCTTGCAGGACGGTGCCATGATCCTGGCCGTCGGCGCGCTCATCATCGCGTTCGTCGCCGTCATCGCGCTGATCACCAAGCGCATCCGGCGGGTGCCCCCCAACGAGGCCCTGGTCATCGTGGGGCGTGGCGCAGGCCGTGGCGCGGCCGCCGACACCGGTCAGCGCGTCGTCGTCGGCGGGCGGGTGTTCGTCTGGCCGGTGCTGCAGCAGGGCTTCCCGATCTCGCTCGAGCAGCGGCAGATCGGCATCACGGTCGAGGGTGTCGACAAGAACCGCATCAAGCTCGCCATCAAGGCGTCCATCAACTTCAAGGTCCGCGGCGACGAGGAGGGTGTGCGGCGTGCCGCCCAGCGCTTCCTCTCGCAGCAGGCGACGCTGAACGACGTCATCAAGGAGTCCCTCGAGGGCTCGCTGCGCGCCATCATCGGCGACATGACGATCGAGCAGATCATCAGCGACCGCAAGTCGCTGCAGGACGCGGTCGTCAGCTCCACCAAGTCGGACCTCGCCGAGCAGGGTCTGCAGGTCGACCTGCTCAACATCTCCGACATCTCGACGCCGGGCTCGGACTACCTGTCCAACCTGGGCCGTGCCGAGGCCGCCCGCGCCCGTCAGGTCGCCGAGGTCAAGGAGGCCGAGGCGCAGCAGGTCTCGGAGTTCGCCAAGATCGTGGCGATGGAGGCCATCGCCGAGCGGCAGCGTGACCTCGCGCTGAAGCAGGCGACCATCAAGGCCGAGACGGACCGTGCCAACGCCGAGGCCAACGCCGCCGGTCAGCTGGCGCGTGCGGAGCAGGACAAGCTGGTCGCCCTGCAGGAGCGTGACGCACTGGCCGAGAAGGCCAAGGTCACCGAGGAGCAGCTCGACATCGACATCCGCAAGCCGGCCGAGGCGTCCGCGTACGCGGCGGTCCAGCAGGCCAACGCCGAGCGTGACGCCGCCAACGCGGCCGCCGAGGCCGACGCGTACCGCCGCATGAAGGTCGCCGAGGCCAACAAGATCGCCACGGTCCAGGACGCCGAGGCGGCAGCCGAGGCGACGATCCGTGCGGGCAACGCCGAGCGCGACCGTCAGCTCGCCGAGGCGAAGGCGATCGAGGCGCTGGGTCTGGCGCGTGCCGCCGCGGCGAAGGCCGAGGGTCTGGCGGCCGCCGAGGCGACGCGCGCGCAGGCGGAGGCGCTGCGCGAGCAGGGCGAGGCGGTCCTCGCACAGCAGGTCATCGCGCTGCTGCCGGAGATCGTCCGTGCCGCGGCCGAGCCGATCGGCAGCATCGACCAGCTCACGGTCGTGTCGACCGACGGGGCGTCGGCGATCACGAAGACCGTCGGCCAGGTGCTCGGGGAGGGCAAGGAGGTCATCAAGTCGCTCACCGGCCTCGACCTCAACGACCTCGTCACGAGCATCGGCAGGACGGTCGACGGCAGCGCGGTGTCGAACCACCGCGGCTGACGCGGCGACGGCCGCCCGCGAGGCGCGCCCGCACGACGACGTGCCCGGCCCCACCAGGGACCGGGCACGTCGTGCGTCTGCTTCGCGCGCGGGCGGTCCCGGAGGAGGGTCCCGCGGCAGGCGGGCTCAGCCCTCGACGGGCGTGAGCACGAAGACGGGGATCTCGCGGTCCGTCTTCGTCTGGTACTCGTCGTACGCGGGCCACGTCGCGACGGCCCGCTGCCACCAGGTGGCGCGCTCGTCGCCCGTGGCGAGGTGCGCGTCGTAGTCCTTCTTCACGGGACCGTCCTGCAGCTCGACGCGCGGGTTCGCCACGAGGTTGTGGAACCACGTGGGGTGCTCGGGGGCGCCGCCCTTGGACGCGACGACCGCGTACTGGCCGTCGTGCTCGACGCGCATGAGCGGCGTCTTGCGCAGCTTGCCGCTCTTCGCCCCGAGCGTGGTCAGGACGATGACGGGACGGCCGCCGAGCGTCGTGCCCTGCGTCCCGCCGGAGGACTCGTAGAGCTCGGCCTGCTGACGGGCCCAGTCGCTGGGGCTCGGGGCGTACTCACCGGTGAGAGGCATGTACCGCACAACCCGGCCCGCGGCCCCGACATTCCGGCGCGGGCACGGCCGGCCTGCGATCCCGTGTGCGATCCGCCGCGCGTCCGCCAAGGATGGAGCGCATGGCACTTCCCACACTGCCCACCAGCCCGGTAGCCGACCCCGCCGCCGTCGTGCAGGGCGAGCACTACCGGATCACCGTCCTCACCGACGGCCTGCTGCGCCTGGAGCACTCACCCGACGGCGTGTTCGAGGACCGCCCGTCGACGTTCGCGCTGCACCGCCGCCAGCCGGTCCCCGAGTTCCGGGTCGTCGACCGCGGCACGCACCTCGAGGTCGTCACGCGCCGGCTGCGGCTGACGTACGACAGGGGCCCGTTCACCACCAGCGGCCTGTCCGTCGCGGTGCTGGGCGCGGTCACCAGCTGGCACTCGGTGTGGCGTTACGGGCAGGACGAGGACGGGCGCAACCTCGGCGGCACGGCGCGCACGCTCGACGAGGCGGACGGCGCGGTGCCGCTCGAGCCGGGCGTCGCCGGGCTCAACGGCTACGCGGTGATCGACGACTCGACGTCCCTGCTGCTCACGGACGACGGCTGGGTCGCCCCGCGCGACGACGCCCGGACGGACCTGTACGTCTTCGCCTACGGCCACGACCATGCCGAGGCCGTCCGCGCGCTGTACGCGGTGTCGGGTGCGCAGCCGGTGGTGCCGCGCTGGGCGCTGGGCAACTGGTGGAGCCGCTACCACCGTTACACGGCCGACGAGTACCGCGCGCTGCTGACCCGCTTCCGCGCCGCGGGCGTGCCCTTCTCGGTCGCCGTGCTCGACATGGACTGGCACGTCACGGACGTGGACCCGGCGATCGGCAGCGGGTGGACCGGCTACACGTGGGACCGCGAGCTGTTCCCCGACCCGGCCGCGTTCCTCGCCGACCTGCACGCGCGCGGGCTGCGCGTGACGCTCAACGTGCACCCCGCGGACGGCGTCGGCCCCCACGAGGAGGCGTACGCGTCGATGTGCGCGGCCCTCGGCCTGGACCCCTCGACGCGCGACCCCATCGCGTTCGACGTCACCGACGAGGCCTTCCTCACCGCGTACCTCGACGTGCTCCACCGCGGCCTGGAGGCCGACGGCGTCGACTTCTGGTGGATCGACTGGCAGCAGGGCGCGCACTCGCGCGTCGCGGGCATCGACCCGCTGTGGATGCTCAACCACTTCCACTTCCTCGACAGCGCCCGCGACGGGCGGCGCTCGCTGACGTTCTCGCGGTACGCCGGGCCGGGGTCCCACCGCTACCCGGTGGGGTTCTCGGGCGACGCGGTCATCTCGTGGGCGTCGCTGGCGTTCCAGCCGTACTTCACGGCCACCGCTGCCAACATCGGCTACGGCTGGTGGAGCCACGACGTCGGCGGGCACATGTTCGGCGCCAAGGACGACGAGCTCGCGACCCGGTGGGTGCAGCTCGGCACGTTCTCGCCCGTGCTGCGGCTGCACTCGTCGAACAACCCGTTCCTGACGAAGGAGCCGTGGTCGTTCGCACCGGAGCACGCGGCCGTGCAGACGGACTTCCTGCGGCTGCGGCACCGGCTCGTGCCGTACCTGCACACCATGAACCACCGCGCTGCGCGCGAGGGCGTGCCGCTCGTCACGCCGATGTACCACCGCTGGTCACGGCACGCCGAGGCGTACCGCGTGCCCGGGCAGGTCGCGTTCGGGTCGCAGCTGCTGGTCGCGCCGGTGACGGCACCGCGCGACCCCGCGTCGGTGACCGCGGCCGTGCGCGCGTGGCTGCCGGACGGGACGTGGGTCGACGTGCTCACCGGGCTGGTCTACGACGGCGGCCGCGAGCTCGTCCTGCACCGCGACCTGACGTCCGTCCCCGTCCTGGCCCCGGCGGGGGCGCTCGTGCCGCTCGACGCGGCCGACGTGCCCGGCGACGACCCGGTCGAGCCGGCCGCGCTCGAGGTGCTCGTCGTGGTGGGCGCCGACGGGGCGTTCACGCTCGTGGAGGACGACGGCACCGGCGACGGCCTCGACGAGTCGCGCGTCGCGCGCACACCGCTCGCCTGGGACCAGGCGGCGGGGGTCCTGACGGTCGGGCCGGTCGCCGGTGCGCACGGCTTCCTCCCGGCGACGCGCACGTGGACCGCGACGTTCCTGTCGGTGGCCGACGGCGTCCGGCCCGTGGCGACCGTCGAGGGCGGGACGGTCGAGCCCGTCGTCGCGCGCACCGCCGACGGCCGCATGCGTGTGACCGTGGGCGACGTGCCCGTCGACGCCACGCTGCGCGTCGGTCTGGGGGAGGCACCAGCGCTGCGGCCCAACGACGTAGCGGGGCGCGTGCACCGGGTCCTGGACGCCGCACAGGTCGGGTACGAGCTCAAGAGCCGCGTGCTCGACGTGCTCACGTCGGGGCGTCCGCTGCACGTGCGGCTCTCGCACCTCGCGGCCCTCGACGTGCCGCAGGCCCTGCGGGCCGCCGTGGAGGAGGTCGTGCTGGCACGCGTCACCGCCTGACCTGGGGCGCCGCCCGCCGCGATCGTGCCTGTCCTCGTCCCGCGGAGGGAACCGGACGCCTGACCATGTTTCCGACATACGGAAGAAGCTTCCATAAGCCGGAACTGTGTCGCATCGTCGTCGTACCGGCCATCGCGCACCCCGCGGCTCGCGGCGTGACCATGGCAGCAACGCTTCGACGACGAAGGCGGACGACGATGACCCCCACCACCCCGGAGCACCACGGGCCCACCG
This window harbors:
- a CDS encoding amino acid permease, which encodes MTATDARRGDAPRGILRRRSVEASMAVLDDPDRQLRRTLGAWDLAVMGVAVAVGAGIFSVGATAAASYAGPAVIVSFVIASIVCALAIMCYAEFASTMPVAGSAYTYSYTTMGEFVAWIIGWDLILEMLLASAVIAKFWGVYLSDAFMLFGIDVPSVVTVAGFDVAWGPVLIVALFTVLLSIGTRLSSRVNSVFTILKVGITLFVIVAGFFYVKAENWTPFVPPSQPAEAGTSSLEQPLTGFLLGMDPSMYGVMGILSGAALVFFAFIGFDVVATTAEETKDPQRAVPRGILGGLALVTVLYILVTVVVTGMVSYTELAATDAPSLTTAFVLVGADWAGRVISVGILVGLTSVLMVLLLGLTRVIFAMSRDGLLPRGMSRTSPRFGTPLWLQIGAGVVVALIAGLSEVELLEEMINIGTLSAFVLVSFGIPLLRRSRPDLPRGFRVPFSPVLPIISGLACIWLMLNLTTLTWVRFLVWLAVGTVVYFGYSYRHSLLARGGPAAY
- a CDS encoding nitroreductase family deazaflavin-dependent oxidoreductase; translation: MPLTGEYAPSPSDWARQQAELYESSGGTQGTTLGGRPVIVLTTLGAKSGKLRKTPLMRVEHDGQYAVVASKGGAPEHPTWFHNLVANPRVELQDGPVKKDYDAHLATGDERATWWQRAVATWPAYDEYQTKTDREIPVFVLTPVEG
- a CDS encoding SPFH domain-containing protein, coding for MFDSILQDGAMILAVGALIIAFVAVIALITKRIRRVPPNEALVIVGRGAGRGAAADTGQRVVVGGRVFVWPVLQQGFPISLEQRQIGITVEGVDKNRIKLAIKASINFKVRGDEEGVRRAAQRFLSQQATLNDVIKESLEGSLRAIIGDMTIEQIISDRKSLQDAVVSSTKSDLAEQGLQVDLLNISDISTPGSDYLSNLGRAEAARARQVAEVKEAEAQQVSEFAKIVAMEAIAERQRDLALKQATIKAETDRANAEANAAGQLARAEQDKLVALQERDALAEKAKVTEEQLDIDIRKPAEASAYAAVQQANAERDAANAAAEADAYRRMKVAEANKIATVQDAEAAAEATIRAGNAERDRQLAEAKAIEALGLARAAAAKAEGLAAAEATRAQAEALREQGEAVLAQQVIALLPEIVRAAAEPIGSIDQLTVVSTDGASAITKTVGQVLGEGKEVIKSLTGLDLNDLVTSIGRTVDGSAVSNHRG
- a CDS encoding HNH endonuclease family protein, which codes for MTGLLTPARSVGARRRSPRPHRRTRARWHWVLLVVVGLAAGLGGPVVLDARAAAQYPVTASDLAAGRAALDTLAIKGRAPRTGYERDEFGQPWADVDRNGCDTRNDILRRDLVDPVAKPATRECVVLRGTLADPYTGESIAFERGERSSEVQIDHVVALADAWQKGAQRWTDEKRRLFANDPANLLAVDGSANQSKGAGDAATWLPPNTGYRCAYALRQTAVKAAYGLWATQAEHDALTRAIDRCVVAG
- a CDS encoding NfeD family protein translates to MTVFLVIGGIGLVLLLASLVFGDIFEAFDVGEGGFSGIAAGVGAVVFGASGVIAQSSGLPVVWAYAIGVGFAVVAFLVSQAVVKRLSETEDAPPPPLDGAFGMTTATTGPSGGEVRLEGVRDLEARLCWAEEEIAAGTRVVVVAVSGSRVQVRPV
- a CDS encoding IclR family transcriptional regulator, translated to MSTTPDVEPRPGRNESLSLRRALALLDVCALETDPAGLTAAEIGRRLGVHKSTVLRLAAPLLETELLRRDPTSGRFRLGPGALRLGHAYLSTLEVEAVAASALDDLARMSGCTSVLAVPDGLQVRLAGHRAAPGGGGRVVSRVPESVPLHCSASGKAILSVAGAALLERAVAGGLRPATPRSITDPGELRAELLRTRRRGFAVEDREYDPDTRAVAAAVLDHTGDVVGALALVAPAARMPAAAVQEHARSVVLAARAVTRRLGGAGGPRGVVAGPGEDLQARKGA
- a CDS encoding glycoside hydrolase family 31 protein, whose product is MALPTLPTSPVADPAAVVQGEHYRITVLTDGLLRLEHSPDGVFEDRPSTFALHRRQPVPEFRVVDRGTHLEVVTRRLRLTYDRGPFTTSGLSVAVLGAVTSWHSVWRYGQDEDGRNLGGTARTLDEADGAVPLEPGVAGLNGYAVIDDSTSLLLTDDGWVAPRDDARTDLYVFAYGHDHAEAVRALYAVSGAQPVVPRWALGNWWSRYHRYTADEYRALLTRFRAAGVPFSVAVLDMDWHVTDVDPAIGSGWTGYTWDRELFPDPAAFLADLHARGLRVTLNVHPADGVGPHEEAYASMCAALGLDPSTRDPIAFDVTDEAFLTAYLDVLHRGLEADGVDFWWIDWQQGAHSRVAGIDPLWMLNHFHFLDSARDGRRSLTFSRYAGPGSHRYPVGFSGDAVISWASLAFQPYFTATAANIGYGWWSHDVGGHMFGAKDDELATRWVQLGTFSPVLRLHSSNNPFLTKEPWSFAPEHAAVQTDFLRLRHRLVPYLHTMNHRAAREGVPLVTPMYHRWSRHAEAYRVPGQVAFGSQLLVAPVTAPRDPASVTAAVRAWLPDGTWVDVLTGLVYDGGRELVLHRDLTSVPVLAPAGALVPLDAADVPGDDPVEPAALEVLVVVGADGAFTLVEDDGTGDGLDESRVARTPLAWDQAAGVLTVGPVAGAHGFLPATRTWTATFLSVADGVRPVATVEGGTVEPVVARTADGRMRVTVGDVPVDATLRVGLGEAPALRPNDVAGRVHRVLDAAQVGYELKSRVLDVLTSGRPLHVRLSHLAALDVPQALRAAVEEVVLARVTA